In Levilactobacillus brevis, the genomic window CTTGAAGGACCACCAATCTGTTCGCCAAATTGCTCGTAATCTTCATCGAAATCCCAGTACTATCTCACGCGAAATCAAGCGTGGCACGGTTCGCCAGCTTAACTCCGACTATCTGCCATACTATCAATATTTTGCTGAAGCAGGACAGGCTGTCTATGAAAAAGACCGCCTTAAATGCCATTCTAAGGGTTTACTAAAGCGTTGCTGGCTCTTCTTCAAGCTGTTAGTCCAAGCACTCAAAACCAAGATTAGAGTCGATAGTGTCGATAGCTTCGTCCACCGATTCCATCAACTTTATCCGGACAAGCCGTGTCCATCGACCCCCACGGTTTATCGGTACATTGATTTAGGTTATCTCGACCTCTGTAACGCTGATTTACCAGTCAAGCTTCGTCGCCGAGTAAAGAGCACTCGTCGAACTCGCTCCCGAAAGAATAAGAAGATATTGGGTAGCTCAATCGATGAGCGACCAGCTATCGTCGACCAACGCATCTTGGTGGGTGACTGGGAAGGAGACCTAGTTAAGGGCAAGCGGGTTGCTAGCGAGCCCGCACTGATGACATTAACCGAGCGTGTCAGTCGTTTTGAAATCATCGTTAAGATTCCTGACTACCACGCTGACACTTGCCGCCAGGCACTTCAAGGGGTCATTACGGCCTATGGTCCTAAGAACTTCCAGTCAATCACATTTGACAATGGCAGTGAATTTGCCGAGCTAGATCAGGTCCAAGGAACCAAAGTTTACTTCGCTCATCCTTATACGCCCTCTGAACGAGGGTCTAATGAGAATCTCAACGGTCTCATCCGTGAGTACATTCCGAAGGGCATCTCTCTCAAGAACTTTGATCTACCAACGATCCAAGCCATTCAAAACGCACTTAACCATCGCTTACGTAAATCCCTGGGCTATGCTAGCGCCGCCCAGGTCTTCAAAACACAGGTCTTCAAGAACATGCATCCGGTTATGCTTACGCCTTACTGTCCTGTGTTGCACTTGATTTGACAATTGGGGCAATTCAAACAGCGGTTCAAACAGTGATTCAAATAGTGATTCAAGCAATGAATCGACCAGCAGCGAGAATAGCAATCGCTCAGGTGATTCGAACGGCCAAAAGAAAATTGTTGCCGAAAATGAATCGCTCACGGATGATTCGTCTTCTGTCAATAACAACAAGACGAAGAAGCTGGGTAAACAGTCAATTAAGACCAAGAAGCTTGCCAAAAGCTACCGACACACACCGTCTAGCGCAGCGGCTTTGCTCGCCAACCAAGCTGCCAAGAAATTGACTAGTGAACAACTCAAGTCTAAGGTCAATGCCTTGATTGAAAAGGCCCAAGCCAAGCTACCAGCGACCACCACGGCGCTGGAGCCACTGGCCGAAGCTGAAATCCAATCTGGCGGGACCGTTTACGATGACTTTCCAGATCTGGACAACCTACTGGGCGTCTCCTCTGTCTTCCACATCTTCGCGCGGGAAGCTGAGTTGAATGCGCATACCAACGGAAACGTTGCCGTTCAGAACCTGATTGGAAACGTGAACTTTGGGACCAATGTGATTGAGGAACTACTGGACAAGGATATTTCTTACATACAAAATATCACCAACATTGCGGGAAGTTCCTTCGTGTCTAAGGGTGATACGCGTGAAAACAAGGTCGTCTTCGGCGATGGCATTACCATCGACATCAGCAATCCAAACCGGCCAATGGTCAATGGCGTTTACATCGACCATTTGCTGGCTTCCGAAGTCTATCAAGACCAGAATGGCCAGACGTACATCGACTTTGACGCTGAATTTGCCAAATTAAAGGCCTTAAACGAATCACTCGCGGGTAAGCCAAGCGAAGCGACCTACAGCAACAGTGACTTCGCCGACCAAAATAGTCGGGTCATTGACATCAGCGATATGACGCCGAATGCCAACAACCAGATTGTGTTGAACCTGTCGCCCGACGTTCTGAACGGCAATACACCGCTGACGATCAAGGGCTTGTCGCCTGACGCTGAGGGTACCACGGTTATCATCAATGTCGATACCGGTGGTCAAGCGGACTACGACGTTAATTCGCAGATCAAGCTGATTTACAGTGATGGTAGCGAACGGGATAACCAAGAAACCGAACACTTCGGGGACAACCACTTGCTGTGGAACTTCTACGACAGCACTGCCAGTGACAAGCAATACGGCGGGACCATCAACGTCAACGCGCCATTCCAAGGCAGCATGCTGGCACCGTCTGCCACGATTGTTGCTAACCAGAATATCGATGGGAACCTGATTGCCGATAAGGTTATCGTCAAGGCCGAAACCCACCGCTGGGACCTGCAAGGCAACGGCGATGAAGACATCGAGGAAGAGGAATTCGAAAAGCCAATCCATCCCGGTATCGACGTTGAAATGCCAAACATTGAAGAGCCCGATACGGAAGAGCCCGACACGGAGAACCCCGGAACTGAAGAGCCTGGAACCGAGGAACCTGATGGGGAACTACCTGACGAGGGTGGTGACGAGGACTTGACCTACGAGCATGAACACCCGGATTATGCTGAGGATGAAGAGACCGCAGACTTGTGGGATGATCTGATTGACGCCGAATCCGAGTCACCAGCCGCAGCGCACGCCGATGAACAAGCGCTGTTGAACCGGGTTGACCAAGCGATTACCAACGCCAAGGCGCAGGGCAATACCGCTTTGGTTGCCAAGTTAGAAGCTATCCGGAGCCGCATCTTAGGTGACTTGGGTGGCCTGCCACAGACTGGTGAAGCTCAGAATAACTGGGCACCGGCCGTGGGAGCAGCCCTCTTGGCTAGCCTATTGGGAACCTTGGGCGCGGTGAAGATTAAGAAACGCCGGAACTAATTCTTTCTAAAATAAAAGCATGACTCAACCGATTGTGGTGGGTCATGCTTTTTTGCGGTCAGTTAGAGGGAGACTTAGAGGACCATTTTTACCGCCATCACCATGATGAGGAGCCCCATGAAAGGCTTGAGGTAGGCGTTGAGCTTCTGCGGGTCGGCATGCATCAGCAGGCGGGGCGCATAGAAAGCCCCCAGCATGGCGCCAACCATCAGGCTGATACCGATGTTCCAGTTGACGCTGTTGGCTGACATGTGGAAGATTAGCCCGATCAGCGTGGTGCCAACCAGCACGTAGGCGGAGGTCGCCGCGGCCGGAATCATGTCCAGCCCCAGGACCAGAAGTCCCGCGATGATCGGCCCTCCGCCGGACAATCCGGCAACGCCGACCATTAGGCCGCTGATGATGCCGTAGCAGGCCGCCTGGAGTCCTTGGTGCCGAGCTGGCTTGGCTTGACGGTGGCTAAATCGTTTAACCAGGATTTGAGTGCCCAGTAAAAATAAAATAATAGCCACCAACCAGGTGTAGATCCTGATGGGAATATACGGCGAAATCAGTGCGCCGACGATGGTTGCGGGGATGGCCGGAATCAGCATTTGATTGCCGACCTTAAATTGAATCTGGCCGGTTCGGTAGTGGCCATAAGCCCCGACCAGTAGTGAGGGAAATGCCGTGAATAGTGACGTGGCGGCGGCCGATCCCGGGGCGAGGTGGAAGACGGTGGTCAGCAGTCCCAGATAGATGGCGGCTCCGCCACCCCCGGTCGAAATGACCAGTAGCCCAACGATAAACCCCGTAATTAGTAAAATTAACCATGTCATTAACTGACACATCTCCTTAGCCGATAAATAGTCTGATTTCAGTGTACAAGTTGACGTTCAGGGCGTCAATTTTTCCGGCGCCGCGGCGATCTTGCGGTATGATAAGGACTAGATGAAGGTAGGAGGTCCTCATATGAAGTTAGCACAACAACGTTTGGCCATTGTCGGTGGGACATCTGGATTCGGTGCGGCGGTGGCGGCACAAGCCCTTACTCAGGGCGCCAGGGTTCACGTGATTGGCTACAGTCAGACCCACGTGGACGCCGCGGTGACGCAGCTTAGTCAAGTCAGCGATACGGTGGCTGGTACGGCGCTGGACGCCCAAGATGGTCAGCAACTCACCGACTTTTTCGCGCGGCAGGGCCAGTTCGACCATGTCCTGTCATTTCTCGGCGGGGCCATGGGTGGCGGCTTCTTAGACAACTCGGTAGCGGCAATTCGCCAAGCGGTTGAAGATAAATTCTTCGCCAATCTTCAGTTGGCCCAGATTGCAGCCAAGCAGCTGAAGCCCCATGGGTCGCTGATCTTTACGTCGGGTGCGGGTGGTCATCCCCACGATGCCTCCGGTGCCATCGTGGGCAATCAGGCGATTAATACGATGGTGGCCGGTCTGGCGGTCGAGCTGGCGCCAGATTTTCGGGTGAACGCGGTCGCCCCCACCTGGACACCCACCGGTCTCTGGCGGCATTTAACGTCCGAACAGGTCCAGCAACAAGCCGCTGACTTTGCGCAGGGTGTCCCGTTGAACCGGGTGGCCACGCGAGATGAGGTGGCCTCGGCCTACCTTTACCTGATGCAAAATGACTTTGTCACCGGACAAGTGCTACACGTGGATGGCGGCGTGGACTTGGCGTAGGGGTGATAAGTTAAGCGCGACGAAAAAGCTCCCCGCCATCAACGACACCGTTGATGGCGGGGAGCTTTGTCATGACAGACGAATTGTTTAAAATTTTACTGGAACTACCACGCCGTTGACGTAGCTGGCGGCATCGGAGCACAGGAACAGCGCTGTCTGGGCGATCTTATTGCCACTTGGTGAGGTTGGAACCGTAATGCCTAGCGGCGACTCGGTATCCTTACTGCCGGGGGCGATGGCGTTGGTCCGAATTCCGGCGTTCTGGTACATGAAGGCCGTGTTCTTGGTCAAACCAACGACGGCATGCTTGGACGCCGCGTAGGCCGCACTGGCCCGGTCGCTGGTGTCACCTTCGACGGACGCGATGTTGAGAATAACGCCGGCATCCTGTTGGGTGAACTGCTTGAGGGCTTCTCGCGTGGCCAACATGACGCTGGTCGTATTGACCGTCATCACGCGATCCCACAGCTCATTGGTTAACGTATCGGCGGGCGCCAATTTATCCAGCATGCCGGCATTGTTGACCAGAATGTCGAGGTGGCCGAAGTGGTCAACTGCGAGTTGAACCATGGCCGTGACGTCCGCGTCCTTGGTGACGTCGGTCACGGCGGCAATGGCCGTCCCACCGGCCGTCGCGATGCCATCAACTACGGCATTTACCGCCTCGGCATTACTGTCGGCGGCGACGACTTGGGCGCCTTCCTTGGCAAACAGTTCGGCGATGGCTTGGCCCTTACCAGATCCGGCCCCCGTGACGATTGCAACTTTTTTCGATAATTGTTGTACCACGTTACTCACTCCTCATAGCAACTAATTTAGGAGGTTGAAAGGTTGGTGGGTCAGCCACGATGTCGATGATTTCCGGCACGCGGGTCACCACGCCTTCCCGTCTCCTCATCTTCATTATAGGCGTTTGCCGAGCGGCCGCGGCGATTTTTTTCAAGCCGTGACGAAATGAATTGACGGGAGTCATAGCTGGTGTTACTTTTAAAGCAACAACAAATAAAGGAGTTTTTGCCATGAAATATGTCGTTACCGGAGCCACGGGTCATTTAGGAACCCAAATTGTTGAGGCCTTAGCCCAATTGGTGACACCGAGCACCATCACGCTGGGCGTTCACACGCCAGCCAAGGCTACGGCGTTTGCCCAGCAGGGGATGACCGTTCTGCCATTGGACTATCGTCAGCCGGCGACGGTGACGGCAGTGTTGGACGCGGCCGATGTCGTGATTTACGTCCCCAGCAAGAGCCATGACAGTTTTAGTCGGGTCATGGAGTTTGAAAATGTCCTGACTGCCGCGAAACAGGCGCGGATTGGCCATCTGGTGGTGATGGGATTTATTGCCGATCAGGTGAATAATCCGTTTGACCTATCGGCATTTTACGCCTACGTGCCGCGGCGTCTGGCGGCTAGTGGCTTGTCCTACACGATTTTACGCAATGCGTTGTATGCCGATCCATTGGTGCCTTACCTGCCAGAATTGATTGAACGGCACAACGTCATCTATCCGATGGGGGATGCCTCGCTCAGCTTCATTAGCTTAGCAGATAGTGCGGCAGCCTTTGCTAAAGTTGCGGTGAACCCGGCACTGTGGCGGCAACCCAGCTACACGTTGACCCAAGAGCACTCCTACACGATGCCAGCGCTGGCTGAGGTCTTGAGTCAGGTGTCCGGTCAGTCGATCGGGTATGCCCCGGTCACACTGAGCAAATTCGCTGAGCTGTATAACCAGGGCAATGAGGGCCACATGCTGGCGTCCATGTATGATGCCGGTGCGCGGGGATTATTGGCCACCGTGACGGACGATTACCAGACGATCATGGGCCATCCCGCCCAGAGTCTCCCAGACTTCTTGACCGCGCAACTGGCCAGTTCAAACTAGATTGTAAAAAAGCCCCTGTAGCGACCATTTGGCCGTTACAGGGGCTTTCACATTGTCATTTAAATGTGTTACTTCAGGTCATCCTGATCGAAGAAGGCGTCGACCACCCGTTGCGTGGCGTGGCCGTCTTCCCAGGCGTTGAAGCGCTGACTGAAACGGTCGTAGGCCGCCACGTAATCCTGCGTGACCTGCGGCAGGTGATGTAGCGCGGCCAAGACATCGTCATTGGTTTTCAGTAAGGGGCCCGGCAAGTCCTTTTCCATATCGAGATAGAAGCCTCGCAGCACGCTGCCGTATTTCTCGTAATCGTAAACGAAGTATAGAATCGGCCGCTTGAGGATGGCGTAGTCGAAGAAAACGCTGGAGTAGTCGGTAATCAGGACGTCCGAGATCAGGTATAGCTCGGCGATGTCGTCGTAGCTGGATTCGTTATAAACGAAATCGCCGAAGCCGGTAGTGTCCAGATGTTCGGTGATAAAGTAGTGGGTCCGTAAGACCAGCACGTACTCGTCGCCCAGTTCGCGTTTCAACCGGTTAATGTCCAGCTTCAACGTGAACTTGTAATCGCCCACGCCGTAGTAGTCATCGTCTCGCCAAGTGGGGGCGTAGAGGATAATCTTCTTATCTTGGGGAATGCCCAGTTTCTCCTTAATCTGGCGGGCACGAGCATCACGGTTCGGCGCGCTGAGGATGTCGTTACGCGGATAGCCGGACTTCAACATCTTCGCGACTGGGTACATGAAGGCGTGTTCAAACACGTCGACGGAGAACTGGTTGGCCGTGACCAAGTAGTCCCATTGCCGGGATTGTTGGAAGAAGATCTGCTTGTACAGCGGATTGGCACTGGCGACGTTGTCCATGTCGAAGACCAGGTGCTTGAGGGGGGTTCCGTGCCAGGTCGCGAGAAACTTGGTCCCCGGCCGCTTCACGAACCACTTGGGTTGCCGCATGTTAATCACTTGAAATTTCGAGGTGGCGAGGTAGTACATGTACCGCCAGCCAAACCGTTTTACCACTTTGGTATCCGGCTGGTTGGTCGGCATTCCCGTCACGCCGGGATTGGAGATCCAGACGTGTTTAAATTGTCCAGGATAGGTCGCCTGCAGGTAGTTGTAGACGGCCTTGGGACTGTCTGAAAAGTTCCGGCCAAGGAAGGATTCGTAGAGAATCGTCTTAGGCTTAATCGGCAACTTGGTGAACCACCACAGATACGAGAGACGGGTAATGCCACGACCGTGGTGCTTGATGACCCGGCCCAGCTGTCGTAAGTGAACAATTCGGTTGATCGCGCGTTGGGGACGAGTGGGATGTTGCCGGATGTGCTTGAGAATTCGCCGACTAAGCAGTGAAATTTCACCGAGAGCCGTCTCGTCGACCTGCTGTAAGAAGACGTGGAGCTGGTCCATTAAGCTGGGAACATCGTGCACCGAGGCATCCTCGGCGGTCGCACCGGTGGCTAAGGCCATGTAAAGAAACCGGTGGAGTCGATGGAGACAGTAACGGCTGAACGCCAGATGTAGGTCGGGCGTCGTGATGGCGGTGAGACTAGTCTGCCAAGCGGCGATCCGTTGTTGCCAGCGATCGGCCACAGCCAGTTGATGTAACGACGGCTGGTTCACGGGATCGTTGTGTTTGACCCGGATGTAGGTCGGGTCGGCCAGACGTAGGTAGCGGCTGGTCCGCGCCATGACCTGCGTTAAGAACGTGTAGTCAGGATACAGTGCGTTGGTTTCGTCAAATTTCAGCTGGTTACTTTGGACCAACTGGCGGTTAATGACCTTTCCCGTGATCTTGAGTTGGCGGTTGAATTGGTCCCAGCGCGCATCGCCCGATAGGCTAATGTACTTGTGTTGGAGCCAGCTATCAACGGCCGGCGTTACGGTTAGTTCCGGCGATAATTGACCGAGAATTGCCGTGCTGAGATTGACTGCACGGTTCTTGGGTCGCCGTCGCTTGGCACCGCCCCATTTTGGCAGATCGTCTTGGACCACGGTCTGGGTTGCACTCGCCACAAACGAGGTGTGGGGTTCGTAGGTCGGATACTGGTAGAGGTCTCCCAGAGTGTCGGCGGGAAACGGCGTAATCGCGGCCATATTGGCCAACGCGTCGGCGGTCAGGTAGTCGTCGCTGTCGACGAAGACCAACCAGTCTCCGTGCGCCGCAGCCACGGCGGCGTTGCGTGCGGCACCCGCGGTACTTCCGGTAAAAGGAACTTGACGCACGGTAAAGGGGAGCTGCCAGTCGGCACTGGTGAGGTCGAGCGGTGCGTTACGGGCAATCACCCATTCGAGGTCCTGATAGCGTTGTGCTAATAGGTTGTGTCGCAGCTCTAATAGTTGCGGCAATTCTTCATTTTGACAAGGCGTAATTAAACTGTATTTCATGGTGGGCCTCCTAGTAGAACAGCTGATGGGCTACGCTGGGCGACAACAGTTGCAGCAATCCAAGACGTGACCAGTGGTGGGTCGGTCGCGTCGTATTGCGCTTGATCCGGGCTAACAACTCGGTGTGGGCTTCCTTGGACAAGCGCTTGCGGTCCGCGGCCTTCAGCAAGGCGTTGAGCTGCCGTTGGAAGTAGTCTTGGTAAACGGGTTGCCACATGACGTCTAGCTGTTGAACGTCGATCTGTGTGAGTTCATTGAGCCAGGCAAGCGGCGTGACTTCGACCCACATGGCCCGTTGCAGGGTTGGCACGTGCAGGCGAAGAATGTCTGGACTCTGTCGTAAGACAGCAAAGGCCTGCGCTGCCGAAACGAGGGGCAACGTGGTGTCTAGCAATTCAGTCGGCAAGAGCACGCCAGTCGGACGAATCCGCTGAGTCAACTGGCTAAGACTCTGCAGGTTCGTCTGGACCGAGTAACTCTGAAGACTCCAGAGGGTGCGTAACTGTTCGTTCGGGTCGTCTAGGCTGTCCGCTGCCAGCTGACGGTAAGTCTGTTGGAGCGCGGCCTCCTGATGGTCCATAACGTAGGCGGCGATCTGATCGGCTAGCGATTGGTGCAAGTCAAAAGCCGCCAAACTGATCGGACTGCCAGGGTGTTTAGCCATGACTTGGGCCCATTGCTGGAGTGCGCCGGGTAAGACGTGATCAGTTTCGCGGAGATTAATCAGATAATTGTGTGGTGCCAAGGGTGCTTGGAGCTGATTAAGGGTCAGTCCCCAGTCCTTCGCCTGTTGCTGTTGTGCTGATGTTAAAACTTGGGTCGCACTTAATTGTAAGTTAAAGGATGCGGCTGCAAAGTGTTGGCTGGTGAGCTCCCCGACGAGCGTCTCTAGACACGGCCAGTCCAACGTGGTTTGCGGCACGATATTGATGAATACGTGCATGATTTTTCCCTTCTCCGATGAAGTATGTAGCAAATAAATGAGATGACAGAGTTATAACGAGACTATTATACAGAGTTTGTATGTTGGGTGCACGAACTGTTTGCAAATAAGGCAAAAATTTAAGGATTCTCAACCTTTGTGGGAGTGAAACTTCAACGTGGTTTGGGGGAGATTGTCGGGGTTGACCGCGTTACCGTTCGCACCAGCTGAGCTTCTTCATAAAGGTTTAGTGCGCTTTTAAAATGGTGTGGTGTCAGCGTAGATGATGTGACGTGTCCAGCTGAATTTAGTCAATGTCGTGGGTGATATTGGATGTAGCCGAGAGTGAAGCGAAAGATGAGCTCATCTTTCGCGAACGGCAAGGCGGCAATGTTAAACCGTGTTGCCCAAGCTACAACCAATTAAAAAGCCGGACGATTAAACATCGTCGCGGCTTAGTAAGGTAATCGCTTCTCCCGCGGCTTCCCGTCGGTCGATATTGTCCTCGCCCCAGACACAGAGTTCGTGGAGAATCCCGGAGAGTGACTG contains:
- a CDS encoding SDR family oxidoreductase, translating into MKLAQQRLAIVGGTSGFGAAVAAQALTQGARVHVIGYSQTHVDAAVTQLSQVSDTVAGTALDAQDGQQLTDFFARQGQFDHVLSFLGGAMGGGFLDNSVAAIRQAVEDKFFANLQLAQIAAKQLKPHGSLIFTSGAGGHPHDASGAIVGNQAINTMVAGLAVELAPDFRVNAVAPTWTPTGLWRHLTSEQVQQQAADFAQGVPLNRVATRDEVASAYLYLMQNDFVTGQVLHVDGGVDLA
- a CDS encoding bifunctional glycosyltransferase family 2 protein/CDP-glycerol:glycerophosphate glycerophosphotransferase, producing MKYSLITPCQNEELPQLLELRHNLLAQRYQDLEWVIARNAPLDLTSADWQLPFTVRQVPFTGSTAGAARNAAVAAAHGDWLVFVDSDDYLTADALANMAAITPFPADTLGDLYQYPTYEPHTSFVASATQTVVQDDLPKWGGAKRRRPKNRAVNLSTAILGQLSPELTVTPAVDSWLQHKYISLSGDARWDQFNRQLKITGKVINRQLVQSNQLKFDETNALYPDYTFLTQVMARTSRYLRLADPTYIRVKHNDPVNQPSLHQLAVADRWQQRIAAWQTSLTAITTPDLHLAFSRYCLHRLHRFLYMALATGATAEDASVHDVPSLMDQLHVFLQQVDETALGEISLLSRRILKHIRQHPTRPQRAINRIVHLRQLGRVIKHHGRGITRLSYLWWFTKLPIKPKTILYESFLGRNFSDSPKAVYNYLQATYPGQFKHVWISNPGVTGMPTNQPDTKVVKRFGWRYMYYLATSKFQVINMRQPKWFVKRPGTKFLATWHGTPLKHLVFDMDNVASANPLYKQIFFQQSRQWDYLVTANQFSVDVFEHAFMYPVAKMLKSGYPRNDILSAPNRDARARQIKEKLGIPQDKKIILYAPTWRDDDYYGVGDYKFTLKLDINRLKRELGDEYVLVLRTHYFITEHLDTTGFGDFVYNESSYDDIAELYLISDVLITDYSSVFFDYAILKRPILYFVYDYEKYGSVLRGFYLDMEKDLPGPLLKTNDDVLAALHHLPQVTQDYVAAYDRFSQRFNAWEDGHATQRVVDAFFDQDDLK
- a CDS encoding choice-of-anchor A family protein is translated as MVAENESLTDDSSSVNNNKTKKLGKQSIKTKKLAKSYRHTPSSAAALLANQAAKKLTSEQLKSKVNALIEKAQAKLPATTTALEPLAEAEIQSGGTVYDDFPDLDNLLGVSSVFHIFAREAELNAHTNGNVAVQNLIGNVNFGTNVIEELLDKDISYIQNITNIAGSSFVSKGDTRENKVVFGDGITIDISNPNRPMVNGVYIDHLLASEVYQDQNGQTYIDFDAEFAKLKALNESLAGKPSEATYSNSDFADQNSRVIDISDMTPNANNQIVLNLSPDVLNGNTPLTIKGLSPDAEGTTVIINVDTGGQADYDVNSQIKLIYSDGSERDNQETEHFGDNHLLWNFYDSTASDKQYGGTINVNAPFQGSMLAPSATIVANQNIDGNLIADKVIVKAETHRWDLQGNGDEDIEEEEFEKPIHPGIDVEMPNIEEPDTEEPDTENPGTEEPGTEEPDGELPDEGGDEDLTYEHEHPDYAEDEETADLWDDLIDAESESPAAAHADEQALLNRVDQAITNAKAQGNTALVAKLEAIRSRILGDLGGLPQTGEAQNNWAPAVGAALLASLLGTLGAVKIKKRRN
- a CDS encoding sulfite exporter TauE/SafE family protein, which codes for MTWLILLITGFIVGLLVISTGGGGAAIYLGLLTTVFHLAPGSAAATSLFTAFPSLLVGAYGHYRTGQIQFKVGNQMLIPAIPATIVGALISPYIPIRIYTWLVAIILFLLGTQILVKRFSHRQAKPARHQGLQAACYGIISGLMVGVAGLSGGGPIIAGLLVLGLDMIPAAATSAYVLVGTTLIGLIFHMSANSVNWNIGISLMVGAMLGAFYAPRLLMHADPQKLNAYLKPFMGLLIMVMAVKMVL
- a CDS encoding SDR family oxidoreductase; translation: MKYVVTGATGHLGTQIVEALAQLVTPSTITLGVHTPAKATAFAQQGMTVLPLDYRQPATVTAVLDAADVVIYVPSKSHDSFSRVMEFENVLTAAKQARIGHLVVMGFIADQVNNPFDLSAFYAYVPRRLAASGLSYTILRNALYADPLVPYLPELIERHNVIYPMGDASLSFISLADSAAAFAKVAVNPALWRQPSYTLTQEHSYTMPALAEVLSQVSGQSIGYAPVTLSKFAELYNQGNEGHMLASMYDAGARGLLATVTDDYQTIMGHPAQSLPDFLTAQLASSN
- a CDS encoding SDR family NAD(P)-dependent oxidoreductase; translation: MVQQLSKKVAIVTGAGSGKGQAIAELFAKEGAQVVAADSNAEAVNAVVDGIATAGGTAIAAVTDVTKDADVTAMVQLAVDHFGHLDILVNNAGMLDKLAPADTLTNELWDRVMTVNTTSVMLATREALKQFTQQDAGVILNIASVEGDTSDRASAAYAASKHAVVGLTKNTAFMYQNAGIRTNAIAPGSKDTESPLGITVPTSPSGNKIAQTALFLCSDAASYVNGVVVPVKF